A genome region from Halobacterium hubeiense includes the following:
- a CDS encoding winged helix-turn-helix domain-containing protein: MLEHELSMDASEERIRERCQLLADADLIEPIHSEMYELTTWGRLYLEGEVDARNQPRPRPGRVL, translated from the coding sequence GTGCTGGAGCACGAGCTTAGCATGGACGCTTCAGAGGAGCGGATTCGAGAGCGCTGCCAGCTACTCGCCGACGCCGACCTGATAGAGCCGATTCACAGCGAGATGTACGAGTTAACGACGTGGGGGCGGCTGTACCTCGAAGGGGAGGTTGACGCGAGAAATCAGCCGAGACCGCGGCCGGGACGCGTTCTATAG
- a CDS encoding helix-turn-helix transcriptional regulator has translation MTDALASCSAFQRDVLWTLAHEGASKGTAIQAALADYYEEDVNHGRLYTNLDALVDAGLITKSARDRRTNEYALTDLARDALAARQRWQASEEVSL, from the coding sequence ATGACTGACGCGCTCGCATCCTGTTCGGCGTTCCAACGCGATGTCCTGTGGACGCTCGCCCATGAGGGCGCAAGCAAAGGCACAGCCATCCAAGCCGCCCTCGCGGACTACTACGAGGAAGACGTCAACCACGGCCGCCTCTACACGAACCTCGACGCACTCGTCGATGCTGGCCTCATCACGAAGAGTGCTCGCGACCGCCGCACCAACGAATACGCACTCACCGATCTCGCTCGCGACGCACTCGCCGCACGCCAGCGCTGGCAGGCATCGGAGGAGGTGTCGCTATGA
- a CDS encoding winged-helix domain-containing protein, translating into MTIWDDRILEYIEQEESGSPSELEKSGYLKISKSQISRRLRKLAERGLLNHLGNGVYVITDEGKAYLRGEYNAETEAYINESAGESPSASPEEVNGS; encoded by the coding sequence ATGACGATTTGGGACGACCGTATTCTCGAGTATATTGAGCAGGAAGAATCCGGTTCACCTTCCGAACTCGAAAAATCGGGGTACCTCAAAATCTCTAAGTCCCAAATCTCTCGCCGTCTCCGGAAGCTTGCGGAACGAGGTCTTCTCAACCACCTCGGTAATGGCGTCTACGTCATCACTGACGAGGGCAAGGCCTACCTCAGAGGAGAGTACAATGCCGAGACGGAGGCCTATATTAACGAATCTGCGGGAGAGTCGCCGAGTGCGTCGCCTGAGGAAGTCAACGGTTCCTGA
- a CDS encoding Hachiman antiphage defense system protein HamA → MSDSTTDPWAESTLFDQEELLDHVFEVESWQFQSLEVSTYCIKPGMGTLDDAAFIQFLGRKYPYFVFPEDEVDDYDFPYREAQRRADFDEDSKYDGKLGELVLFVLVDALLDLPLVSHKIGLMQEPVQDQKGADALFYGLYDGNEALGVGEAKIYTRKSQGIDSAFESTDRFHGAQGDAKTRHELRVARNNLSANLDEDQFKRLLDVFSPGKSQHLHVHPIFLGYQADWLTEKQKECNSPQELEEEIVTEIKDSEIQKDVQESLSEDYPNLEKYETVFMLFPLEDVDEFRERLQEEIFPHSVNH, encoded by the coding sequence ATGTCTGATTCAACTACTGATCCGTGGGCTGAAAGCACACTGTTTGACCAAGAAGAACTGCTGGACCACGTTTTCGAAGTCGAAAGCTGGCAATTCCAGAGCTTAGAGGTCTCTACCTATTGCATCAAGCCCGGCATGGGAACGTTAGATGATGCGGCGTTTATCCAGTTCCTAGGGCGTAAATACCCATATTTCGTCTTTCCAGAAGATGAGGTCGATGACTATGATTTCCCGTATCGAGAGGCTCAGCGTCGAGCGGACTTCGATGAAGATTCAAAATACGACGGAAAACTTGGCGAGTTAGTTCTCTTCGTACTCGTCGATGCTCTTCTTGATTTGCCGTTAGTCAGCCATAAAATCGGGCTGATGCAGGAGCCGGTACAAGATCAGAAAGGGGCAGACGCTCTGTTCTATGGCCTGTATGATGGAAATGAGGCCCTCGGTGTGGGGGAGGCAAAAATCTACACAAGGAAGAGTCAGGGTATCGACAGCGCCTTCGAGAGTACCGATCGCTTCCACGGTGCTCAGGGTGACGCGAAAACACGCCATGAACTCCGTGTAGCTCGGAATAATCTGAGTGCAAATCTCGACGAAGATCAATTCAAACGCCTCTTAGACGTGTTTTCCCCTGGGAAAAGCCAGCATCTGCATGTCCATCCTATTTTCCTGGGATATCAAGCGGACTGGCTTACCGAGAAACAGAAGGAGTGTAACTCACCACAGGAGTTAGAAGAGGAGATCGTGACCGAAATAAAAGATTCAGAAATACAAAAAGATGTCCAAGAGTCTTTGTCAGAGGACTATCCCAACCTTGAGAAGTACGAGACCGTCTTCATGCTATTCCCGCTAGAAGATGTTGACGAGTTCCGTGAACGGTTACAGGAAGAAATCTTCCCCCACAGCGTTAATCACTAA
- a CDS encoding winged helix-turn-helix domain-containing protein, with protein MKFLSSAIPKSARYGHYSAYRVLYEPRSEKRCNDNTLGQPDTRGDETGEHIGSWVISGPGADDLRPDLEGCAGREYDLQADAENFAAFEVPVVVEDGWRREAIATAVNRVGVGKNLEGTRAMISTLAALLGSVHDVAAAIWGLGAEDECREIDLAELRPALGRLPADRILPDVGGNTVSRVVAALLEADEPLSASTLAERADVSTQSLRDNRGVLEAFGLVDVTEQGAGRASLWRFCLPFKSERFDDVPEREPEEYPGEGSVLRPSALLQERDPRVSEAVLAVLEGPLMELGIDVTSTEEWLDLVTDYRLSAEEAEATAKRWPWIRPWMNVAAALLGWDCKLFTDGWLETSSTEYRFGAAPRADQTTLRKATAD; from the coding sequence GTGAAATTCCTCTCATCGGCCATTCCGAAATCGGCGCGCTACGGCCACTATTCAGCGTATCGCGTCCTCTACGAGCCGCGGAGCGAGAAGCGGTGCAACGACAACACGCTCGGCCAGCCGGACACGAGAGGCGACGAAACGGGCGAACACATCGGGTCGTGGGTCATCTCGGGGCCGGGCGCCGACGACTTGCGTCCCGACCTCGAAGGCTGTGCCGGCCGGGAGTACGACCTCCAAGCGGATGCCGAGAACTTCGCGGCGTTCGAGGTCCCAGTCGTCGTCGAGGACGGCTGGCGGCGGGAAGCCATCGCAACGGCGGTGAACCGGGTCGGTGTCGGGAAGAATCTCGAAGGGACACGGGCCATGATTTCGACGCTGGCCGCGCTCTTGGGGAGCGTCCATGACGTCGCGGCGGCGATCTGGGGGCTCGGCGCCGAGGACGAGTGCCGTGAGATAGACCTCGCGGAGCTCCGGCCGGCGCTGGGCCGGCTGCCGGCGGACCGAATCCTGCCCGACGTCGGTGGGAACACGGTCTCTCGAGTGGTCGCGGCGCTGCTGGAGGCCGACGAGCCGCTGTCGGCGTCGACGCTGGCGGAGCGGGCGGACGTCTCGACGCAGAGTCTTCGCGATAATCGGGGCGTCCTGGAGGCGTTCGGCCTCGTCGATGTCACCGAGCAGGGTGCGGGTCGCGCTTCGCTGTGGCGGTTCTGTCTGCCGTTCAAGAGCGAACGCTTCGATGACGTGCCGGAACGGGAGCCCGAGGAGTACCCCGGCGAGGGGTCGGTGCTGCGGCCCTCGGCGCTCCTGCAGGAGCGTGACCCTCGGGTGTCGGAGGCGGTTCTGGCGGTCCTGGAGGGGCCACTGATGGAGCTCGGTATCGACGTGACGAGTACCGAGGAGTGGTTGGATCTCGTTACGGACTACCGGCTGAGTGCTGAGGAAGCAGAGGCGACAGCGAAGCGGTGGCCGTGGATTCGGCCGTGGATGAACGTAGCTGCGGCGTTGCTCGGCTGGGATTGCAAGCTGTTCACGGATGGGTGGTTGGAGACGTCGTCGACGGAGTACCGCTTCGGGGCGGCACCGCGAGCAGACCAGACGACGCTGCGGAAGGCAACAGCGGACTGA
- a CDS encoding competence protein CoiA family protein: MPFIALRDGEPVAPEEVEDASGTTLICPHCRTEMYVRSSYTRGQGTFVAKHFYHASNGGDGNECAGEGGESAEHRRMKSIALSKLKDRFPEHAEAGVEVEIHDRRADAAVRFPHSDPHRVFGEGIVAEVQYRHEEKDIDAATDDFLDAGYTVYWLEPEHFHGKNVAFSQPHTPTVYDDFSSIPAPNAHVRPDVPHQHSPPQVEVLLPPEWFEQHRDELREGWQSGHSLYQEIQKRSFVRPDDDAQETFDSY, encoded by the coding sequence ATGCCATTCATCGCTCTTCGGGACGGTGAACCTGTAGCCCCCGAAGAAGTCGAGGATGCGTCTGGAACGACGCTAATCTGTCCACACTGTCGGACCGAGATGTACGTCCGGAGTTCGTACACTCGTGGACAGGGTACATTCGTCGCCAAGCACTTCTACCACGCTTCGAACGGAGGAGATGGGAACGAGTGCGCTGGCGAAGGCGGAGAGTCGGCGGAACACCGCCGCATGAAGTCTATCGCTCTCTCGAAGCTGAAGGACCGATTCCCCGAGCACGCTGAAGCAGGCGTCGAGGTCGAAATCCACGACCGACGCGCTGACGCTGCTGTCCGATTTCCTCATTCAGACCCGCATCGCGTATTCGGCGAGGGAATCGTGGCAGAGGTCCAGTACCGCCACGAGGAGAAAGATATCGACGCCGCTACGGACGACTTCCTAGATGCGGGCTACACCGTTTACTGGCTCGAACCGGAGCACTTCCACGGGAAGAATGTCGCGTTTAGCCAGCCACATACACCGACTGTCTACGACGACTTCTCCTCAATACCGGCTCCGAATGCTCACGTTCGCCCCGACGTTCCACATCAGCACTCGCCGCCACAAGTCGAGGTTCTGCTTCCTCCGGAGTGGTTCGAGCAACACCGTGACGAACTGCGAGAGGGATGGCAGTCGGGACACTCGCTGTATCAAGAAATCCAAAAAAGAAGCTTCGTGCGGCCTGATGACGACGCTCAGGAGACATTCGATTCGTATTGA
- a CDS encoding PadR family transcriptional regulator, whose translation MYGLTGFQRDLLYVIADFEEPHGLAIKDEIEDYYEKEINHGRIYPNLDELVDKALVEKGELDRRTNSYTLTERGRRELAARREWETQYVDLSE comes from the coding sequence ATGTACGGCTTGACTGGATTCCAACGCGACCTATTGTATGTAATTGCTGACTTTGAGGAACCACACGGCCTCGCTATCAAAGACGAGATCGAGGACTACTACGAGAAAGAAATCAACCACGGCCGAATCTACCCGAATCTCGACGAGCTCGTGGACAAAGCCCTCGTTGAGAAAGGCGAACTCGACAGGCGAACGAACTCCTACACGCTGACGGAGCGTGGCCGCCGCGAGCTCGCTGCGCGCCGCGAGTGGGAAACCCAGTACGTTGACCTCAGTGAGTAA
- a CDS encoding DUF1931 family protein: MSELIVKAAVKDELADSNVAADFYDALDEEVAELLADAAERAEANDRKTVQPRDL, encoded by the coding sequence ATGTCTGAACTCATCGTCAAAGCAGCCGTCAAGGACGAGCTCGCGGACAGCAACGTTGCGGCGGACTTCTACGACGCCCTCGACGAAGAGGTCGCCGAACTGCTCGCCGACGCTGCCGAACGCGCCGAGGCCAACGACCGCAAGACGGTCCAGCCCCGCGATCTCTAG
- a CDS encoding helix-turn-helix transcriptional regulator, whose protein sequence is MSDSHTTNIDWDTLGFVAASDYRRAVITALDNDGPATPTTLGERTGLAITHVSRTLTELRERDVVELLVPEERSKGRFYGLTDAGESVAAEVTSHE, encoded by the coding sequence ATGAGCGACTCCCACACCACCAACATCGACTGGGATACTCTGGGATTCGTGGCGGCCTCGGACTACCGGCGCGCAGTCATCACCGCCCTCGACAACGACGGCCCGGCGACGCCGACGACGCTCGGTGAGCGCACTGGCCTCGCGATTACGCACGTCTCGCGCACGCTCACGGAACTCCGCGAGCGCGACGTAGTCGAACTGCTCGTCCCCGAAGAGCGCTCGAAAGGCCGCTTCTACGGGCTCACCGACGCCGGCGAAAGCGTCGCCGCGGAGGTGACCTCGCATGAGTAA